GAAGCTGTTTCTTTTCAGAAAACTTTTTGATCTATCCATCGTCTGTCATGACAGTATAAAGAACATCAGAAATGACCAAAATTTACATCCGGATTCATGGACCACCTAATGAAGACTACAAGtattggagcgagccgaaggcacgcTGCTGTCATCCCCCATCCTCGCCGGAGCCGAGCAAAACTTATTCTATTGACAGCCAGGAAGTTGAAGTGCTAAGACTCCACAGACCAGTGCATCAGAACAGCAATTGCCGCCTATAAAGAGACCCATAGATTGAAAAGATCAAATCTGTAGACACGTGACCGAAAAACAAACGAAGACTGAATCCAAACAGATCCATCGAACATCAACATGGACCGAATTCTACGAGATCAGCAACTGCCGCCTAGAAGGCCTCAACAGAGACGATGGACCAAACAAAAACAATAGCGGGTCCCTTCCTCCGACGAGGGGTTTGGGGTCCTCCGCACCTCCACGGTCCAAAGACGATTGGAGGCGGGGCAGACCGGTGGCGGCGCTGACAGGGGGAGATAAACCCCTAGGAGTTGCTTCTGACATGAGGAGAGGGAACCCTAGGAGTTGCTTCTTATGGAGAAGGAAAACTCAGAGTCACGTCAACATTTTTTGTGTGTGACCAAATACAAAaagctttgtgtgtgtgtgtgtgcacgaatGTGAAAAGACTAATTAGGCTTGGTACTCCGGGAGTAGTCACACATACACGCTATCGATCGTATATCGTACACGTAGACCCATAAAAGCCCGGGTCGCATGCATGCAAAGGAGCTACGCATCTATGGACACCATGCCCAACGTCTAATTGCAAGCTCGCTTGCTTGGGCAAAAGCGAAGTTCAAATAGCGGGTGCACAAAGTGCGTGCTGATTCTGTAGGAGTAGTGCCTTTTTTCGTGTGTAACCCTGTCGATCCATCTGAAGCCCACTGTGTTGTGACGAAGAtaatttttttttttgcgggtaaaaccAAGATATTTTTCGTGTGTAACTCTGTCGATCCATCTCAAGCCCGCTGTGTGACCGGTTCCGGCCGAGATATTACTGTTCAGGGCAACCTTTTGTGCGCATGCGTCCAGCGTCTGGTCAGCTTAATTTGGAGGTCACTGTACGTCTCTTGCTACCGTTACTAGAAGGAGGAAATCAACGACGGTAAGTACCTTTCACGTTTCAGGGTCGCGaggaaaattcatagaaaaaaatACCCTCTGAAAATCCACCCAGCCGAGCCCGTTCAGACGGTGGGTCGATCGTGTTGGGAGGAGCCGATGGACCTATAGCAGTGCCAGTGCGATCGACCAGTCGATGTAAACCGGGAGTTTTTTCCAACCCCCACCAAAAAAAAAAAGAGAGTTTACATACACCAACACACGCACGTGCGCGGCGAGGCGCatccaaggaagaagaaaaagcgTGCGAGAAGAACGGTTTCCTCGGTGAGGAGTAAAAACGCCGGAGACGGGCGGGCCAGGTCCGTGCGccacctggtcccacctgtcaatgACGTGCGGAGAGGAGACAGGCAGATGGAAACTGGCACGTACAGACGCGACCACGAACCGCGCCTGCCCCACTGACTGACGGTGGGGCAGGCGCTCGCCGGGCCCCCCTCGCCCATCGGCACGCGACCGCGCCCCGCGGGGCCCGCTTCCCGGCCCGGGTGGGCCCTGTTCTTTCCGGCAAGTGTGCACGAAACGGCGCTCACGAAATCTCGGTTTCGTTTTCGGAAAGACCCACCCGCGGTGTATGGCATGTCACCAATGCCCACGCACGCACGGCTACGTTGCGACGCCCCGCCGAGTTATTTCCttccctttcttcctcctcctctcctctccccgtGCTGGCCGTGCATGCCTGGCTAATGGCCATATGCTCGCACCTTTTCCCCCTCCCGAGCCTCAAACCCTCGACCCCGAGATTTGCAGCATAGATTAAGCTTAGCGCCCTGGGTTCGCGCGAGCAGGCCAGCCGAGGGGGAGTCGCCATTAGTAGAAGCACTAAACAaagcagagagagaggagagagggcgAGGATAAAAGGGGAGGGGGGGCTCCAGCGAGCGAAAGCGGACGAGGCATAGCGGATCAGCAAGCCCGCAGTCTCTCGCTCTCGCCCTCCTCGCCGCAACCGGACACGCCATTTTCTTTCTTTtcctccgccctcctctcctttTCTGCTGGCTGGCTGTCTGTTGCATTGCACACCGACCAGTACGCCCCCCCGCGCCGCATACATACAAGCCGCACAACACCACTCTAGCCCCAACTCCCTCCCAGCAGTAGCGGTAGCAGCACCAGTAGCCTTCACTTCAGTAACCCCCACAGGCCTCCGGTGATTCGGTTCGGGGATACCCGAGCAAGCTCCTCGCCGTCGTGAGCAGCGGCATTGCTTCCTCGGTTCGGCTGCGCGCTTCTCGGTCGAGGCCGAGCCGGATTCGTGCGTGATCCCCGGCAGCCGAGATTGGCGGCGGCGCGCCGGCTGGTTCCCCTCTTGCTGCCCGATTCGGTCCGAGATTTGGGCGACTTCCCCTGTTCGGAGTCCAGGATTCCGTGCAACGGAGAGGCAAATCGGTTCCAGATTTGAGGAGCTTTCCTTGCGCAGCCACACCACCTTCCATACCAGGCCacagagaggagaggaggggagagagtcGGAGGCGGCGTCAGTCAGGCGCGGATAAATTCGATCCTGCTGCTTCAGGTTCAGCGCCCTCCGGCTTGCTATGAGACAATGAGGGAGGAGATTAACAAGAAAAGCAAGGTGCGTGCCGGCCTACTTCTTCCTCAATCTCTCCTTCCATTCGAGCCGCCATTGGTCGATTTCGGTGTCTGATTCGTCGTCTCTGAATGCGCAGGTCTCCTGGTCCAAATCCCTCGTCAGGAAGTGGTTCAACATCAAGGGCAAGGCGCAGGATTTCCACGCGGATTACGACGCCACCACCCAAGGTAACCAACCAACAATGCCCTCCCTCTCAAGGATTTGGGTCAAACATCAGAGGAGGAAGGATTCTGCTTTCCTCTCACGACGATAGCCTTTTGGATTTCAAGCTGTAGTACTTCTAGCAAAGTTAATCAAGCGTGCGGTACAGCTCTAGACACCCGCTGCTTTTCCTGCATTTCGTTGCTTCCGTCGAGCTGCTGGTTGCGCATCCTTGCTTGCTGTGCGGTTTAGGGAGGAAGGTTCCCCTTTGTTGAATGCAGTTTCAGTCATGACCTccccatcatcatcatcttgtgcctgtagTTTCTCACTTCCATCGGACGTTTCCGGTCCATGTTCCAAGCATTGATTCAGAGACGCATTAGCACCAGTCAGGTCCCCATCGAACAGCGCCTTGTTTCTCACATAGGACGCGGCCTCCTCCACGCCTCACTTCCTCCCCGGTCTGAAATCAATGGTGTACAAGTACTTAGGACGTCTCAATCACAACGCCTTTCCCCAAGCAGCAGATGTTTTGTTTGTCCGGAGCTGGCTGGATCTTTTCGCATGCTTCTCATGTCAAGTTTCTACTTTTGATCCCAGAGATGAAGAGCTACTGATGAAGAATCTGTCTGAAACAGatttattttcctttgcatttttgctGCCTCTGCTTGGTCTATGGCTAAATTTGTGTTAGTGACGCAGGACGGGATGATGGTGATGAACGGAGGACCAGCTGCTCGCAGAGGGACGCAGGCGCTGCCAAGAAAAGCAGAACTGGTACAGTTAAAGCATTTGGACCacgctcccctctctctctctctctctctctctctctctctctctctctctctctcttcggaCATCAAAATCGCAGCTACCTCTTTTCTTTCTTTGTTGCTGCTTGGTCAGAGCTCTCTTTTTACCTGCTATGCCTCTTTTGCCAAATTGATGTAAATATAGACAATCAACTTATCTGATGTTTTTTTTGAGCAACCCTACTTATCTGACTGTTCATTTATCTGTTTCTGTTGTTCCTTATGGGCGTATAGATCGGTCGTTGAAGCGGAATGTCGATCGCGTTCGTAGATCAATGAATGAATTTGATGTGTCACGCCTGACGGAAGCTCAAGATTACAGGTACCACCTGTTCACTGTCTCTGCTTCTTTGCCTTGTAGTAATAGGGATTCGATGCAGTAATGTTCATATTATTCAGATCATAGTTACCAGAGCTAGTTTTCGCAATTTAACTTTGCTGGCGCATTCTGGTGTATCATTATGTTGCTTCCTTATCTGTGCAGAATCTTTGCCTCGACGTGGAATGTTGGTGGTAAATGCCCATCAAGGGGGTTAGATTTAGATGACTGGCTCCACTCTTCACCTCCTGCTGATATCTATGTGCTTGGGTATGCATTGTCAAAGCCTCCGAGACCTTCATCTTGTAATTTTGTACTTCAAGTACTGTGTTCTTGACGAGAGCTATGTCCTTTAACTATGTTTTTCAATCTTTTTGCAGATTTCAAGAAATTGTTCCTTTGAATGCTGGAAATGTTCTTGGTACCGAAGACAATGTTCCAGCAAAGAAGTGGGTATCACTTATTAGGAGGACACTGAACAAGAACCCTGAGCCTAGCAGTCATGGTGGCTATCGCACGCCATCCCCTGTCCCTGATCCGGTTGTGGAACTAGATGCTGATTTTGAGGGATCATTGAGAAGACAGGATAGCTCATCATTTTTCCACCGGCGATCATTCCAGAACCTTAGTCGGAGTTTAAGGGTTTCAGGAAATGATATGTTCTCACAACCAAGATTGGACCGTAGGTTTAGTGTGTGTGACCCAGTTAACATTGGAGGCCGACCAAGTGATTTTGATGGAAATTTCCAGTGTATCGGATCACCAGGCGATGAATATATGGACGAGGATACAAGTAATGGAGCATATTTTTCACCATTCCCATATGGCTATGGTACTTCAACACCTAtggaagaagatgatgagcaacCAAATACTTCTAGGTATTATCTTTTGGCAGCTGTACTAATAACTTCATGATGATGCTTTTGTTAAGTTCATGCACTAACACAAATATTTTGTTTGCGCCAGGTATTGTTTGGTTGCCAGCAAACAGATGGTTGGTATATTTCTCACAGTTTGGGTACGCAGTGAAATCAGAAATGATATTAGAAACCTGAAAGTTTCCTGTGTAGGTAGAGGATTAATGGGTTATCTTGGAAATAAGGTAAAATGCTGTACGTTGTACAAGTTGCACTTGCTTGATTTTGATAATGGTGTATGGTTCATTGTTTCTATGCTGTATATAGATTCTCAAAGTCCTTTTCACTTGCTGCAGGGTTCTATATCAATAAGCATGTCTTTGCATCATACAACCTTCTGTTTTGTCTGTTGTCATTTGACCTCTGGCGAAAAGGAGGGAGATGAATTGCGCAGAAATTCTGATGTCATGGAGATCTTGAGGAAGACAAGGTTTCCTCGTGTCCGCGGATGTGGTGATGTGAAGTCACCAGAAACAATTCTTGAGCATGAGTATG
This window of the Triticum aestivum cultivar Chinese Spring chromosome 5D, IWGSC CS RefSeq v2.1, whole genome shotgun sequence genome carries:
- the LOC123123156 gene encoding type I inositol polyphosphate 5-phosphatase 4, with the protein product MREEINKKSKVSWSKSLVRKWFNIKGKAQDFHADYDATTQGRDDGDERRTSCSQRDAGAAKKSRTDRSLKRNVDRVRRSMNEFDVSRLTEAQDYRIFASTWNVGGKCPSRGLDLDDWLHSSPPADIYVLGFQEIVPLNAGNVLGTEDNVPAKKWVSLIRRTLNKNPEPSSHGGYRTPSPVPDPVVELDADFEGSLRRQDSSSFFHRRSFQNLSRSLRVSGNDMFSQPRLDRRFSVCDPVNIGGRPSDFDGNFQCIGSPGDEYMDEDTSNGAYFSPFPYGYGTSTPMEEDDEQPNTSRYCLVASKQMVGIFLTVWVRSEIRNDIRNLKVSCVGRGLMGYLGNKGSISISMSLHHTTFCFVCCHLTSGEKEGDELRRNSDVMEILRKTRFPRVRGCGDVKSPETILEHDRILWLGDLNYRISLPYSSAKVLVETHNWRQLLERDQLRIERRCGHVFPGWKEGRIYFPPTYKYSFNSDRYSGYGVRPKEKRRTPAWCDRILWHGTGLIQLSYVRGESRFSDHRPVYSIFMAEVEILQQRRRNMGYFSSRVEVEELLPYSHSHGNLKFY